Within the Flavobacterium sp. N502536 genome, the region ATCCATTTTTTGTCCTGATCTTTCACGCTCATTTCAACGCTTCCTTCAAAAAGTTCCACCGTTACCTCTTTCTGTGTATATCCTTTTACTAAAAAAGAAGTTCCTAAAACCGTGGTTGTGGTTTCATTGCAAAAAACCTGAAAAGGGTGTTTTTTATCTTTCTTTACATGAAAATACGCCTCTCCTTTGATTTCAATTTTACGATTGGTTGTAAAATTATTGGCATACTCAATTCTGGAATTAGGACTTAATTCAACCTTCGAACTGTCCGGTAAAAAAACTGTTTTTACAATGGAAGTGGTGTTTTCAATTACATTCGAAGCCAATTTAACTTCTGATTGTTCCTGATTTTTATTAAAGAACAAGCCCGAACCAATAAACCCGAAAAGCAAAACAGCTGCCGCTGCGGCATAATGCCATGCTTTAAATTTCGATTTATTCGAAGGGAAGGTTTTAGATTGAAACGCTTCCCACGAAGCTTCTTTCTCCTCGTCGGAATGCGAAATGGGAATATCATCCCAGATCTTATTTAATTCTTCTTCTACTTTTTTATCATTCATATCTTTGGAGCGTTAAAGTTTCTGACAATAAAATCCCTGCTTATTAAAAACACCGTAAACCATTTCCTTAATCTCCCTGTTGGTTTCGATTCTCAGAATGTGATTTGTATCTTCTACATCAAAATTCATGATACAATCAGAAATAACAAATTGAAGAAGCGCTACAACAAATCTTGCATCTTCTTTAGTTGTAACGTCCGTTTTATAAGTTTCAATATTCATTTTATGTTCCCATTTTTATAGATAACAAATGAGAACAAAAAAGTTCCTAATGGTTTTCGACTTTTTTTCGAATAAATTTACTGGCGAGATAAATATGATTGGCTATGGTCTTTTCAGAAAGATCCGTTAGCGCTGCAATCTCCTTATAGCTAAGGTTTTCCAGTTTATGTAAGGTGTAAATTTTTTGTTGCTGTTCCGGAAGCAGATTTATGAAAGTATTTAGCTTTTCCTGTCTTTCCTCAAAAATTTCAGTATCAACATCCTCCTCGTCCATTACCACATGCAACGGATCGAGCTGTACGATTTTATTTTCTCTGTTGAGATGATTAAGGATGATGTTTTTGCAAATGACAAATATTTGCTTGTCTAATAGGACATCTTCGTGCAGCAATTCTCTTTTATTATACAATCTTAAAAAAGTCTCCTGAACAAAGTCCTGTGGGGTAAGTACTGTAAAGTTAAAGCGTTTGGCTATGTTTATCAGTTTATCATAGTAATTGAGATAAGCTTCTTTGAAAGTGGCTTCATTACCTTTTTTTAAACTTAATATAAACTTCCTGTTGTCCATAACGCAAATATGATAATTAGTCTAAACTCAATGTCTAAAATAATATTGTGCCCGAAAGCGAATCCACTAAGACTTCCTTAATCTTTTTCTTAAGCAATCTTAAGGTACAAAGAACAGAAATTTTCTTGTAAAAGTTTTTAACAGAAAAAGAAATTAATCTTAAAAAAAACACAATTTTACAATCACTAATTTAATCATAATTTTCTTATTTAATTTATTCTCAGATTTAAAAACCCCAGTAAAATAAAGCCATTCGGCGTTTTTTGAAAAGCAGTTTTTTCTAAAAACATCTCCTTTATTTAAAAGTATTTAAGACACTTATTACAAAACAAAAGCAGTAACAAAAAAATCGTTACTGCTTATTTTTAAAGAAGAAAATTAAATGATCTCTACTGCTTCGCAAAAAGCGCTTCGAGTATTTTGGTATAAATTTGGGTATTTTGATACACTCCCATGAAATTCGACGCACCGGGTCCGTAGGCAAAAACCGGAACTGGCACTGCTGTATGGTCGTTGGTACTGAAACTTCCCTGTACATATCCTTTTGCGATACTGCCATCAATTAAGGAGAGTCCTCCCGTTTCATGGTCGGCTGTTACAATCAAAAGTGTTTCCTGATTCTGGTCGACAAATTCCATAGCCTGTCCAACCAGTTTATCAAAATCGAGCATTTCGCGAACGACATATTCCAGGTCATTTTTATGTCCGCCATAGTCAATTTGTGCTCCTTCGGCCATTATGAAAAATGGATTCTTTGTTTTTGAAAAAACAGTTGTCGTTTTTGATAAAGATTTGGTTAAAAAATCGCCTCTGCCCTCTTTCATCGAAACCACCGCAGCATCTTCTAAAATCACAAATCGGCTATTCTTGATGGTGTCCAGTGTTTTAAACTGATCCGAAAAAGTATATCCTTTTTCCTTCAATACCTTAGACAGGTCTTTACCGTCTTTTCTGTTTTTAAATTCTTTTGCTCCTCCTCCAATCAAAATATCGGAAGGGTTTGTGATAAAATCGGCAGCAATTGGTTCGCTAAAACTTCTTTCAGGCTGATGTGCATAAAAAGCGGCCGGAGTAGCATCTGTAATATTTCCGGCAGAAATAATGGCTGTTTTGTACTTTTTCTGCGCCAGCTGCTGCGTGATTAATTCCAGTGCTTTTCCGTTTTCGTCTACGCTAATAAAGCGGTTGTTGGTTTTATGTCCGGTTGCCATTGCCGTAGCACCCGCAGCCGAATCGGTAATATAACTGTCTGACGATTTAGTGATCGACAATCCCTGAGTGGGTATATTAAAAAGACTCAACTGTCCTTTATTGGCCGTATAACCCGCATAAATCTGGGTAAGTCCCATTCCGTCACCAATCAGCAGAATTACATTTTTCGGACGTTTGTTTTTAGCAAACAAAGCGGCATTCTTAGGTACATAGGCCTGATGGAATTCTGTATTCTGATAAAAAGTGCTTTTTATTTTCTGAATGAATTCGGTCAGTGCCGGCACATTATCGGTTCCAATAAAATCGACTTTTAAATTCATTAAAGTCATCCAGGTGTTCACATTATCTTGCGTCGACCAAAATCGGATCTTTTTATTCTGACCGTGAACTTTTTTAATGATGGCTTGTATTTTTTCTAAATCGACCTGTGTCATCACACCTTTACCGTTCCAGACTGTGTGTTCTTTTAAATCATCGCTAATCATTTCGACACGCGCCAATTGCTCTGCACTGTAATTTTCATTCAGTCTGCCATCAAAAGAGATAAAGTCGGGATAATCTTTCCAACTTGCCGGTGAAGGTCGGCTTCCTGAAATGACTACTTTTAGGTTTTTATTAGAAATCAGCTCCGGATACGTTTTTAACTGCTGAACAATCGCTTTAAGGGTTGCCGCAGCTTCCGATTTGATGTCGATCATCAAAATTAAAGGTTTGTTGTCAGGGTATGCTTTGCCTTCTAAGGTTTTTAGCTTTTTGGACAAAGGGTCTAAATAAAGACTTCGCAATGTGTTGTAAGTCTTGATTTCTTCTGACGTATGGGCGACCAGCAATTCGTTATTTACCAGAAAAACATCGGCTTCGATAACACCTGCTTCATTGGAGTAGGCTTCATAAAATGGTAATTTCCCTGCATAATCATTGTGCGAATGAATATTGACAGAGCTGTATTCCTGCGCTTGTGCCAACATAAAGAAATGAAGACACAAAAGGATTATTGTTTTTTTCATGGAAATATACTTTATATAAAAATTAACCCGTTAGGTTGAATCTATTTCAACACTTCGTTACATCAATTTTGTATTCCTAAAAAAGAGGTCTCAGTTCGTTTTAATACACCCAACGGCTTAAAAATCATTTGTTTTTTTACTACTGCAAGCTTCACAACTAAGCTTGCAGCGTAAAAAAAAACAAACAAAATGAAACTACTAAACTACCAGCCTTTATTCTGGAAAAGGGCTCCTTTGCTCACTGCAATTTCATCCGGTGGTATTGGCCACACATGGTGAATAGCAGGATTGAAATTACGGGCAGGATAAATCACCGTCCCGTTATAGTGGTGTAAAGGTTTTGCATAGGTTGCCTGAGCGTCGCCCCAGCGTACTAAATCGAAATGACGGTCTGTCCATTCTCCGGCCAGCTCACAACGTCTTTCTCTTTTCAGATCGGTTAAAGTTGCTCCTCCAATGCTTGGTAAACCTGCACGATTACGAATCATATTTATCTCGGTATCAGCGCTCAGTCCTTTCATTAATTTTGCTTCGGCCAACATTAAAATGACATCGGCATAGCGTAAAAGAGGTACATTTAAGGCTGTTGAAGGCTTGTCTCCGTTAGCATTTACATAACGAATGTCAATTCCACCCGAAGTTGTTTTTGGATAACCAAACGGCTCCATGTATTTTTTAAACTGATAACCGGTTCTATTACTTGAACTTACGATGTATTTCCCTTCATTAAAAGTCACTAATTCGCCAAAATACATAAACTTATCTCCTTTTTGTAAAATGGTAGCGCTACGTCTTTTATCAGCCGCATCATAGGTATCAAACAGCTCTTTGGTAGGGTAGAAATTTCCCCAGCCATTGTAAACTCCCCAGCCTTTATCTTCGAGACATACTCCCGGAAAAATTGACCCCAGACTTGTATTTTCGGCACTGGAAGTTACAGACCAGATGTATTCTGATGACCAGTTGTTTTTAATTTTAAAGACATCTTCAAAATTATCCAGCAATTTGTGCTTTCCACTGTTCACAACCATATTGGCGTACTTAATAGCATTGTCCCAGTCTTTTGCATACAAGTAGGTACGTACCAAATAGGCCCAGGCAGCAGTTTTGTGAGCACGTCCGTAATTGTCAGTCGTTAGCTCATTAAAGTAAGGCAATAAATCAGCGGCTTTCACCAAATCGGCAGCAATGTAAGCATAGTTTTCGGCTACGTTTTTAGCACGTGGTACATATACATTGGTTGGATTTTCTCTGTCCTGAATCGGAATCCCGGCACGCTCGTCTCCGTAGTGATAGGCCAGTTCCAGGTGCATCACAGCATGATTGAAATAAGCCTCTCCCAACATCATGTTTTTTGTTTTATCGTCTAAAGCGATCTTCGGAATGTTGCGAATCACATCGTTGCAACGTTTCATTACCTCATAATGCAGTCTCCAGATGTCTTTGGTATCCGACTCTGCTCCGTCTACAATAAAGTTCTTGATTCGTTCTGCATTTTGCCTTGGCTTGGTCCCAATGTCATCACTCGCATTGTTGAGCCAGAAAAATCCACGACCGTACATATTGTCATCAGAATAAAGCGCATAGATTGCATTTACTCCTGCTTTTGCATCGGCAGGTGTTTTCCAGAAATTACCACTTGAAGGTGCTCCCTGAGGCACTAAATCAAGTTCATTTTCACAAGCCGAGCTGCCTATTAAAAGCATAAAACTCAATACTAAAAGACTTAATTTTTTCATTTTATTTGTATATTTTTTAAAAAGTTGCGTTTACACCCGTCATATAAATACGGGAAAGAGGGTACTTCCCTAAGTCCATACCAAAATTCTTAAGCCCTACTTCCGGATCCATTCCTGAATACTTGGTAATGGTAAACAGGTTTTGCGCAGAGATAAAAAATCTAAGTTTTGCTTTTCCATTCAACCATTGTTCTTTTGCGGTATAGCCTATTGACAGGTTTCTCAATCTTACGAAAGAAGCGTCTTCGATATAAAAATCAGAGATTCGTCCAAAGTTATTATTGTTGTCTGTTGACGAAAGAACCGGAATATTGGTATTGGTGTTTGTTGGTGACCAGGCATTTTTAGAATCAGCCAGTAAGTTGTAACCCGGGAAAGAAGCATTCAAACCAGTATGTTTTACGGCATTAAAAACGCTGTTTCCGGCTGCTCCGCTAAAAAAGATGTTCATGTCAAACCCTTTGTATCTGAAATTGGTATTCAAACTGAAAGTGGTTTTCGGAAATGGATTTCCAAGTACTACTCTATCACTGTTATTGATCACTCCATCACCATTTATATCTTTGAATTTAATATCTCCGGCAACTGCATTTGGCTGATATACAACTCCTTTATCGTTTACATACGCTTTTACTTCGGCAGCACTTTGAAACAATCCGTCAGTCGAGTAACCGTAAAAAGCACCTACAGGACTTCCTACCTGATAAATGTTAGCCAAAGGCAAACTACGCACTCTGCTTAAATTCAATGGTTCAAGAGAGGTTAAATCATCTTTGATCGAAGAAATTTTGTTGCTAAGGAAAGCTGCATTTGCTGTTACATCAAATTTAAACTCACCCTGTGTTTTCTGATAGGTTAAACTCGCTTCTAATCCTCTGTTTTCAACATTTCCTGAATTTACGATTCTTCCTAACGGAGTTCCCGAAACACCCGGCAACTGATCGCGAACCAACATGTCTTTATTGGTTTTGATGTAGGCATCCACAGAACCTGTCAAAGCATTGTTAAACATGGTGAAATCCAATCCAACGTTGGTTTGTTCGGAGCTTTCCCATCTCAAATCAGGATTAGACAATTCGGCCTCCGAATAACCGTAGCTGATTACCGGACTGCTTCCGATTAAGGCTTGTGTTTGTTTTAAAGGCACACTAAACTGATACGGTCCAAGGTTTCCTAAGTTTCCAATTTGTCCCCAGCTTGCACGTAGTTTTAAGTTGCTTACAATTGGATTTATATTTTTCATAAATCCTTCTTCAGAGATCAACCATCCGGCAGAAACAGAAGGATATACTTTCCAACGATTATCAGAAATCAGTTTTGAAGTACCGTCGCGACGTACAATTCCGGAAATTAAATATTTTTGATTGAAGTCGTAGTTCAGCCTTCCCACATAAGAAGAAATGATCTCTTCAGACATTCCTGCATCCAATTGCTGTACTAGTTTAGCATTCAATAAATAACGCTGTGAAGCATCTTCATTATCAAAACCAGTTCCCTGTACCGTATAAAAATCTCTTTTGGTTTGTTGGTAGGTGTATCCTGCCAATGCTTTAAAATTGTGTTTCCCTAATGATTTTTCATAAGAAAGCGTCTGCTCACTTAACAAATCAGTTGTGGTAGAAGCCGTTTGTGTCAATCGGTTAAAATCGAATATTTTACCCGGTTCTGTTATTTTAACCGCAAAGTCGGTTGCATTGTTCTGAATTCTGGTATAACCCCAGTTGGATTTGAATTTTAAACCCGATACAATTTCCCACTCCGCATAAGGATTAATTAAAACGGTAGAAACCGGATTGCGGTTGTCCAGTCTTTTTAAATAAGCCACCGGATTGATTACGTCTCCATACGAACCGATATATTTTTCAGGAACTCCTCCAAAACTTCCGGAACCGTCTTCTCTGTAAATAGTAGCATTGGGCGGATAAAAAATGGCTGCTAAAATAGCTCCTGTATACCCACTAGAGGTATTGGCTGCCTGACCGTCGGTTAAGGAATACGACAAGTTTTCACCTATTGTAAAATTGGGCGCGAGTTTAAATGATGAATTGGCTCTTGCGGTATAACGGGTTCCGAAAGTATTAAGTAGTATCCCTTCGTTTTTGCGATAACTTCCTGAGATAAAGAAATTAGATTTTTCGGTTTTACCATTTACAGAAATGGAAAGATCCTGAATTTCTCCTGTACGGAAAATTTCATCCATCCAGTTGGTTTTAGTGGTTCTGGCCGTTGGTTCAAATGCCGGATCAAAAGCAGGAATTCTTGGCATACCTGCATTGTCTCTGGCTGTATTCATAGCATCAGCATATTCGGCCGCATTTAAAACGTCTAACTTTTTGGCTACACTTTGAAAACCTCCCTGGTAGTTTACATTGATGTTAATACGCTCTGAAACTCCTTTTTTAGAGGTAATTAAAATTACTCCACCTGAGGCTCTCGCTCCGTAGATTGCTGCAGAAGCCGCATCTTTTAAAACACTGATCGAAGCAATATCATTCGGGTTTAAGGTATTCAAAGAACCGCTGTAAATAATTCCGTCCAAAACAATCAAAGGAGTTTCGGCATTCAAAGATCCAATACCACGAATGTTGATTGTTGGCTCAGCCGTTGGGTCTCCTCCATTGTTAATTACGGTAACACCAGCCACAGTACCCTGCAATAATTCTGCTGCACTGTTATAAGTTCTGCTCGAAGTTTCCTTCATCGAAACGGTACCTACAGCTCCCAAAACTTCATTCTTTTTTACACTTCCGTATCCCATTACAACCACTTCCTGCAGTTGTTTCATATCGGCTACTAATTTGATCTTTATATTTTTGTCCGATTGGGTTACTTTTACTTCTTGTGTCACATAACCCACGTAAGAAAAAACAAGTACGGCCACAGACGAATTGATTTCCATCTTAAAGGTACCGTCAAAATCTGTTGTTGCGGCTGCGTCCGAATCTTTGTCTTTGATTCCGACACCCGGCAACGGCATTCCGTCATCCCCTCCAAAAACAGTTCCCGAAATGCTTATTTTGCCCTGAGCGGCATCTGAAATTTTCAAATTTTTCTTGATGACAATATTGTTGCTCACAATTTCGTACCTCAACAATAAATTGCTGCATATTTTATCCAGTGCCTGTTCTAAGGGTACATTGTTGAGTTTTAAGCTAATCTTTTGATTGGTATTCACCTGATTGGTTTCGTACATAAAATGCACGTCAATTTGTTTTTCAATTTTCTGAAAAACATTTTTGATGCTTTCGTTTTCTACTTTTAAGGTTACTCTCTTATTTATATCAAAACTGCCCGCTTTCACGGTTAATCCGATAAAAAATAGAGCTGTAAAAAGCAGCGCTCTCGTTAGTACCGATTTTTTAATGCTCTCGCGGTTTGGAACATACCGCATTTGCTTTCTAGTCATGTTTGTGATTTTTTAATTGTTTTTGATTATGGATCAGTTTTCTACGTAGATTTTTTTTTAATTGGATTGGTAACGAATTGTTTTATGGCGGATAGCTACAGTTACTCTCACTAAATCGCATAGCGCTATACGAATGGTGTTACTGTATGTTTCTTTTCCCGTTCTGTGGCTTAGCGTATCACATAAGTCCCTGCTTCTACTTTGTACTCGGCATTGATGATGTTGCACACCAAAGCAACGACCTGCCCTACCGGAAGCTCTTTGAAATAGGCACTGATTTTTAAATTGTTTAAATTCTTATTTCCAATTTCGACGGTTACATTATAATTCCGATTGATGGTTGCAATGACTTCGGGTAAGGGAGCGTCTTCAAAAACGATAATGTTTTTTCGCCATAACGAAATTGAATTGACCGGAATATCCTTGAAAGCCTGCAATTTGTTATCACGTGATTTAAAAATCACTTTTTGACCCGGGGTGACATAGACGTTCTCTTCGGTGACGGTTGATTTTACATTTACTCTTCCGGTCAAAACCGAAACTTCCTGCGTGGTCTGATCCGGATAGGCCTGTACGTTAAAGCTGGTTCCCAGTACTTTTGTATCCATTTTATCAGTATGAATGATAAAAGGGTGTTTTTTGTCTTTGGCTACATCAAAAAAAGCTTCTCCGGTTAGATAAACTTCTCTTGTATCCCCTTTAAAAGCAACAGGGTATTTTACGCGACTTCCCGCGTTAAGCCATATTTGAGTACCATCGCTTAAAACTATTTTGGCATGTTCTCCTGCCTTGGTAGCATATTGCCTGCTAATGGTTTTTACCGTTGATAAATAAAAGAAACAGGAAAGGCCCAGTAAAACAAATAGAGAAGCTGCCATTGTCCAGTTTCTGTAAGCAATGGAAATAACCTTACCGGATTTTTTGATCTGCTGAATCTCTTTTTTTAGTTTTGAACGATCGGAGGTGATCGTTGCTATGGTATCAAAGATTTCTTCCGGATGATTGTACCAGTTATTCCATAATTCTTCTCCATTTAGAGAAGGCTTACCTTCTAAAAAATGTTTTATATCTTGGTGTAATTTTTCAGGCATTATAATTTGTTTAATAGTATGTCTTAGAAATAGTATTTTCAGGTAGGTGGCTAAGGTTACGCTTTTGTTAAGAAAAGAAAGCGCAACCTTACATTAGAAATCGGCTGTTAGTTAAACTCGCCCAGATAGCTTCGCATAAACTTTAAAGCATACGCAATGTGATACTTTACGGTTTCGTGCGAAACATTAAGTTCTTCGGCTATTTCTTTGTTGGTATAATGCTTAATCCTGCTGAGAATAAAAACTTCTTTGGATTTTTTGGGAAGTAATAAAGTAGCTTTGTCCACTGCGTCCTGCAGTTCTTCGTAGTAAATGGAATCTTCAGTAGTGTTACTGCTGTTATAGTCATTTGTATTTCGATCGGTCACCTCTTTTACATATTGGTCTGTAATGGTGTGCGATTTGATGTAGTCTAAAGTCACGTATCGAACGGATGTGTAGATGTAAGCCGAAAATTTCTTTTGAATAACCAGCACCTTTCTCCTTTCCCAAATTGCAGTAAAAACTTCCTGAACAATTTCTTCAGAAACCGGAACCGATTTCATTCTGATGTAAACAAACCGCACCAAAACATCGCGATAACGAAAATACAACTCATCAAACGCCTTATCTTTCCCTTGTCTTAACAATTCAACAAGTTCTTCATCCGTGAACTTTTTATACATAATACTCCACTTTTGAATGATTCGGCGAACAAATCGCTGTTACTAAAACTTCCATTCCCATTATCCTGCTGCGATGTATTCTTATTTTAAAAAATGACATATACTACAATTGTGTTGTTTTATAATATGTCTCCAAAATTAAAGCTGAGGGTAGGTCTGCAAGGTTACGTTTACATTAATAAAATGCCTTCTTTATAAAACATTGTATTAACATCTGACGTGTTATGTTATGAAGATATTGGGAGGATCTGTTGTGGGGTACTATTTTCTAAGATGCTGAAGGTGCAACAGAAAGGCAAAGTTGTATTATACTTCCTACAGCTATCACCTGTGCTGATTGAAAGCTACAAACACCCCTAAATAGAAGAGATATAGTCTGTTTTTTAGGTGTCATATGGTTTTTCTCGCTCTGCTCGATACTTTTTCCAACACGAATAAGATATTTCATGACAATAAAAACCTGCCTCATGACATATTTTTCAGTATCGGTGCAGAAGATGTTTAGTTTTAACCTGTTTTAGAAGATAAAATCAGGTAGAAACACCTGTTTTTGAGAGTTTTATATTTTATACCTTAGTTGAAATATAAAAATTGCCCTTTTATTTCTTAGTAAAAAAACAAGTAATATCAAAAACAAATATAAACACTAACCTATTAAAACTAAACACTATGGAAGAATTCATTGGAGTTGTAAAACTTTTTGCGGGAAATTTTGCCCCAAGAGGCTGGGCCTTTTGTAACGGACAAATATTGTCAATTGCACAAAATACGGCATTATTCTCAATCCTTGGTACAACCTATGGAGGAAATGGTCAGACTACTTTCGCTTTACCAAATCTACAAGGTGCAACAGCTATTGGACAAGGAACTTCACCAGGAGGAACTTACGTTCTTGGACAAGCTGCAGGTACACCAAACGTTTCAATTTTAACAAGCAACTTACCAGCTCACGTTCACGCAGGACCAGGTAAAATATCGGTAAGTGCTGCAAATTCAACAGATATACTACCTGTGGCAGGTGCTTCAATAGCTGTGCCGGGATCAATTGTATCTAGAGTTTTTACACCAACATTAGGCTTTACAACAGCAACACCAAGTGTTGATTTATTAAGCAATGTAACAACAGGTGCAACAGGTAGTAATCTCCCTATCTCAGTAATGCAGCCTTACGTAGCATTGTCTTATATCATTTGTTTAGAAGGAATTTTTCCTTCCAGAAATTAAGCTATTCATTAAGAGCGGTTTTTACGTTATAAGACCATTTTGGTATATCGCTAAAGTCGTATAAAAATTGAATTTCAGAATAGCTGGTCAGGCTGTATATAGAAGCTACACAATATGGGTTTGTAATATAGGACTCTGCAGTTTTTAATTCAATGTCTTCAAATATTCTGATTTCAGTAAAAATACACACATCGGGATGATTGCTAAAATCATCGGGCAGCTTATAAAAGTCACTTTTAAAACTTAAAAACTGACTTTTAGTGCCAAAAAGTTCTTTGTTTATTGTAAATAATCTATCTACAAATACACTATGAGGATAGGGCTGCAATTCATCGCGGCCCTTTACTTCACTGTTCCCATTTTTAAGCGATGGCTCGTAATCAAAAAAAGAAAAAGTCAGATCAATTCTGATCTCTTCCGGAATTAAAATTCCATGCGAAGGCAATTGTGAAACAATGTTTTGTGTAATAGCCACTTGTGGTTCACGAGTAAGAGCGTAATGCATCGTTTCTGAAATCGCCAAATCGATTGTAAAATCCTGAGGTTTAGTATAGGTGATGGCATCCGTTTCAATTAAGTCAACTGAATAGTCACTAAGGCCAATAACCGATAAAATATGGTGTACCGATGTTATTGAAGCTGTATTGATATCTAGTAAAATGGCTTTAATTCTATCTTTATTAAACAAAGGAAGTAAAGGAAGAATTAAAGTTGCATAAGGGCCACAACCCGCATAAAGGATATGAATACTTCTCTCGGGAAAATCATTGCACAATTTTATCAAAGCCTTATAAACGCCTTTTATGAAATAAACGGTACGTAAATAATCATCAACACAGTCTGCGGCGCCAGAACTGGATAAAGCAACTCCACCTTTTACAAAAGTTTCGTTGTTTTCAAAGTGATTAATTGTAGCAATTTTTTCATAAAATTCTGAAAGGTTTCGCGCACATTTTGTGTGTTCATCAACAGTATTTGACGCAATGATAGATTGAACAATAATCGTAAGCTCTTGTTTATACATGATACTTTTATTTTAGTTAAGGCTTTGAAGTTAAAACTAAAAAACAAATGCAAGAATACAAAATGATAAATCTAATATCAGCAAATTATGAAAAAATTCTACTTATTACTACTTCTACTATTTTTTACGATGCAGCAACTTGCTTCGCAAACAGTAGAAACCTTTGAAGGGGCAACAAATGACCTACCCAATTTTACCAGTAATGGTAAGACCTTTAATTTGACCAGTAATTATGTTAGCTTTAAAGTTTACACATTGACAGGTCTGGGTTACAATAACTCAAATAAATTTCTACAGGTTCAGGACTCCCCAGGACCTGAAGCTATGGGGCAAATTGCTACTATTAGTGCCGCAACTGGTAACATTAAAGTAAACAATTTATGGCTATTTGTAACCGGTAATGCTGCTTATACTCCTGGTGGTACCAGCAATACACTGCCTGGATCGATTACTTTTAGAGGAAAACTTGGCGGGGTTACAGTATTTACCCTTGTTAAAAATACTACTGGTGCCAATACACCTAACGTCTCTCCTAACAATGGCTTTATCCCCATTAACTTTGCTACTGACGGAGCTTCCGATTACACCAACATCAATATTGACCAGCTTGAAATCCAGCTAAGCAGTAATTATGATTATATAGCTGTTGACAATTTTACCTGGGTTGATGGCGTAAGTTTACCAACAGTAACTACAACAACCGCTACAAATGTTGGTTCAACCAAAGCAATTATTGGTGGTAACGTAACTACAGATGGTGGAGATGCTAACGTAGAAAGAGGAATAGTTTGGGCGACTACAGCAAGCCCGACTATCGCAAACAATAAATTTCAGATTGGAACCGGAGCGGGAATTTTTAGCAATACCGTAACAGGGCTTACCCCTGGTTCGACTATTCATTACAGAGCTTATGCAAAGAATAGTGCCGGAAC harbors:
- a CDS encoding SusC/RagA family TonB-linked outer membrane protein, with the protein product MTRKQMRYVPNRESIKKSVLTRALLFTALFFIGLTVKAGSFDINKRVTLKVENESIKNVFQKIEKQIDVHFMYETNQVNTNQKISLKLNNVPLEQALDKICSNLLLRYEIVSNNIVIKKNLKISDAAQGKISISGTVFGGDDGMPLPGVGIKDKDSDAAATTDFDGTFKMEINSSVAVLVFSYVGYVTQEVKVTQSDKNIKIKLVADMKQLQEVVVMGYGSVKKNEVLGAVGTVSMKETSSRTYNSAAELLQGTVAGVTVINNGGDPTAEPTINIRGIGSLNAETPLIVLDGIIYSGSLNTLNPNDIASISVLKDAASAAIYGARASGGVILITSKKGVSERININVNYQGGFQSVAKKLDVLNAAEYADAMNTARDNAGMPRIPAFDPAFEPTARTTKTNWMDEIFRTGEIQDLSISVNGKTEKSNFFISGSYRKNEGILLNTFGTRYTARANSSFKLAPNFTIGENLSYSLTDGQAANTSSGYTGAILAAIFYPPNATIYREDGSGSFGGVPEKYIGSYGDVINPVAYLKRLDNRNPVSTVLINPYAEWEIVSGLKFKSNWGYTRIQNNATDFAVKITEPGKIFDFNRLTQTASTTTDLLSEQTLSYEKSLGKHNFKALAGYTYQQTKRDFYTVQGTGFDNEDASQRYLLNAKLVQQLDAGMSEEIISSYVGRLNYDFNQKYLISGIVRRDGTSKLISDNRWKVYPSVSAGWLISEEGFMKNINPIVSNLKLRASWGQIGNLGNLGPYQFSVPLKQTQALIGSSPVISYGYSEAELSNPDLRWESSEQTNVGLDFTMFNNALTGSVDAYIKTNKDMLVRDQLPGVSGTPLGRIVNSGNVENRGLEASLTYQKTQGEFKFDVTANAAFLSNKISSIKDDLTSLEPLNLSRVRSLPLANIYQVGSPVGAFYGYSTDGLFQSAAEVKAYVNDKGVVYQPNAVAGDIKFKDINGDGVINNSDRVVLGNPFPKTTFSLNTNFRYKGFDMNIFFSGAAGNSVFNAVKHTGLNASFPGYNLLADSKNAWSPTNTNTNIPVLSSTDNNNNFGRISDFYIEDASFVRLRNLSIGYTAKEQWLNGKAKLRFFISAQNLFTITKYSGMDPEVGLKNFGMDLGKYPLSRIYMTGVNATF
- a CDS encoding FecR family protein, encoding MPEKLHQDIKHFLEGKPSLNGEELWNNWYNHPEEIFDTIATITSDRSKLKKEIQQIKKSGKVISIAYRNWTMAASLFVLLGLSCFFYLSTVKTISRQYATKAGEHAKIVLSDGTQIWLNAGSRVKYPVAFKGDTREVYLTGEAFFDVAKDKKHPFIIHTDKMDTKVLGTSFNVQAYPDQTTQEVSVLTGRVNVKSTVTEENVYVTPGQKVIFKSRDNKLQAFKDIPVNSISLWRKNIIVFEDAPLPEVIATINRNYNVTVEIGNKNLNNLKISAYFKELPVGQVVALVCNIINAEYKVEAGTYVIR
- a CDS encoding RNA polymerase sigma-70 factor, which encodes MYKKFTDEELVELLRQGKDKAFDELYFRYRDVLVRFVYIRMKSVPVSEEIVQEVFTAIWERRKVLVIQKKFSAYIYTSVRYVTLDYIKSHTITDQYVKEVTDRNTNDYNSSNTTEDSIYYEELQDAVDKATLLLPKKSKEVFILSRIKHYTNKEIAEELNVSHETVKYHIAYALKFMRSYLGEFN
- a CDS encoding phage tail protein, with amino-acid sequence MEEFIGVVKLFAGNFAPRGWAFCNGQILSIAQNTALFSILGTTYGGNGQTTFALPNLQGATAIGQGTSPGGTYVLGQAAGTPNVSILTSNLPAHVHAGPGKISVSAANSTDILPVAGASIAVPGSIVSRVFTPTLGFTTATPSVDLLSNVTTGATGSNLPISVMQPYVALSYIICLEGIFPSRN